A genomic segment from Camarhynchus parvulus chromosome 7, STF_HiC, whole genome shotgun sequence encodes:
- the LOC115905725 gene encoding tetratricopeptide repeat protein 30B-like, whose product MEAAPVPEGQHTAVVYGLIASGRFAEAVSLLNRGLQKSCRSRGCLSLLGYCHYQLQEFAAAAECYEQLVALHPQLLPYRLCHAQALYKAGLFAEALRVASPLLDVPAFHRRALRLQAAVHYAQGDLPAAQSLVEEELAAAADGGSGAAEDPSERADAEVNLGCLLYRQGRHEEASGKFASAMQVLGYCPELSYNMALCSYAAKQYHAALKYISDIIKRGIHQHPELNVGMTTEGIDVRSVGNTLLLHRTALVEAFNLKAAIEYQLRNVRAAQEALTDMPPRAEEELDPVTLHNQALMNMDSQPTDGFGKLQFLLLQNPCPPETFGNLLLLYCKHQYYDLAADVLAENAHLTYKLLTPYLYNFLDAIITCQTAPEEAFHKLDDSAGTMTEQLRKLTKQVQEARQNWDDEALKKAINEYDETLDKYIPVLMAQAKIYWDMKNYTMVEKIFHKSVEFCKEHEVWKLNVAHVLFMQENKYKEAISFYEPIVKKHYDNILDVSAIVLANLCVSYILTSQNEDAEELMRKIEKAEEQLSYDHPDKNTYHLCIVNIVIGTLYCVKGNYDFGISRIIKSLEPYNKKLSTDTWYYAKRCFLSLLENMSKHMIMLRDSAIQECLQFLKQCEQYGRNIPAVIEHPLEESGMHSGKNTVTYEARLLRALMYKITGWAE is encoded by the coding sequence ATGGAGGCCGCGCCGGTGCCCGAGGGGCAGCACACCGCCGTGGTGTACGGGCTCATCGCCAGCGGGCGCTTCGCGGAGGCGGTGTCGCTGCTGAACCGCGGGCTGCAGAAGAGCTGCCGGTCCCGGGGGTGCCTCTCGCTGCTGGGCTACTGCCACTACCAGCTGCAGGAGTTCGCGGCGGCGGCCGAGTGCTACGAGCAGCTGGTGGCGCTGCACCCGCAGCTGCTCCCGTACCGCCTGTGCCACGCGCAGGCCCTCTACAAGGCCGGGCTGTTCGCCGAGGCCCTGCGCGTCGCCAGCCCGCTGCTGGACGTGCCCGCCTTCCACCGCCGGGCCCTGCGTCTCCAGGCCGCTGTCCACTATGCCCAGGGCGACCTCCCGGCCGCGCAGAGCCTGGTGGAGGAGGAGCTCGCCGCCGCTGCTGATGGCGGCTCCGGAGCGGCCGAGGACCCGTCGGAGCGGGCCGATGCCGAGGTCAACCTGGGCTGCCTGCTGTACCGGCAGGGCCGGCACGAAGAGGCCAGCGGCAAGTTTGCCAGCGCCATGCAAGTGCTGGGGTACTGCCCGGAGCTGTCCTACAACATGGCACTGTGCTCCTACGCGGCCAAGCAGTACCACGCTGCCCTCAAGTACATATCCGACATCATCAAGCGCGGCATCCACCAGCACCCGGAGCTCAACGTGGGCATGACCACCGAGGGCATCGACGTGCGCAGCGTGGGCAACACGCTGCTCCTGCACCGCACGGCCCTCGTGGAGGCCTTCAACCTCAAGGCGGCCATCGAGTACCAGCTGCGCAACGTGCGAGCGGCGCAGGAAGCGCTCACGGATATGCCACCGAGGGCCGAGGAGGAGCTGGATCCTGTCACGCTGCACAACCAGGCACTCATGAACATGGACAGCCAGCCCACTGATGGGTTTGGGAAGCTGCAGTTTCTTCTCCTGCAGAACCCCTGTCCACCAGAAACTTTTGGAAACTTGCTGCTTCTCTATTGCAAGCATCAATACTATGACCTGGCAGCTGATGTGCTGGCAGAGAATGCCCATCTGACTTACAAACTGCTCACACCTTATCTGTACAACTTCTTGGATGCCATTATTACTTGTCAAACTGCCCCTGAGGAGGCTTTCCACAAGCTAGATGATTCAGCAGGGACAATGACTGAGCAGCTGAGAAAACTCACAAAACAGGTACAAGAAGCTAGGCAAAATTGGGATGATGAAGCTCTAAAAAAGGCAATTAATGAATATGATGAGACTCTGGATAAATATATACCTGTCTTGATGGCCCAGGCAAAGATTTACTGGGACATGAAGAACTACACAATGGTAGAAAAGATCTTCCACAAATCAGTGGAGTTCTGCAAGGAACACGAGGTGTGGAAGCTCAATGTGGCTCACGTGCTCTTCATGCAGGAGAACAAGTATAAAGAGGCTATTAGCTTCTATGAGCCAATAGTTAAAAAGCACTACGACAACATTCTCGATGTCAGTGCCATTGTGTTAGCAAACCTCTGCGTTTCCTACATCCTGACAAGCCAGAATGAGGATGCAGAGGAACTAATGAGGAAGATTGAGAAGGCAGAAGAGCAGCTGTCTTATGATCACCCTGATAAAAACACCTACCATCTTTGCATTGTCAATATAGTCATTGGTACCCTGTACTGTGTGAAGGGAAACTACGACTTTGGTATTTCAAGGATCATTAAAAGCCTGGAGCCCTATAACAAAAAGCTGAGCACGGACACGTGGTATTACGCTAAGCGGTGTTTCCTGTCCTTGCTGGAGAACATGTCCAAGCACATGATCATGCTGCGGGACAGTGCCATCCAGGAGTGCCTGCAGTTTCTGAAGCAGTGTGAACAGTATGGAAGAAACATCCCAGCTGTCATTGAGCACCCCCTGGAAGAGAGTGGGATGCACAGTGGGAAAAACACAGTCACCTATGAAGCCAGGCTTTTGAGGGCACTGATGTATAAGATCACTGGGTGGGCTGAGTAA